Below is a window of Candidatus Eisenbacteria bacterium DNA.
ACTGCCGGCGATCATGGTCACCGGTTACGGCGACATGCCGGAGCTGCTCTCGGCTCACCAGTCCGAGCTGTGCGCCGCGATCGTGTGGAAGCCGTGGACGGTCGAGGAGCTGGGCGAGCTGGTCGAGAAGCACGCGCTGCGGGAACCGCGCACCGGGACCGGCGGCTGAGGGCGCCGCTCACACGATCAGCATCGCGTCGCCGTAGGAGTAGAAGCGGTAGCACTGCTCGATCGCGTACGCATAGGCCCTCGCGACCTGCTCCTCGCCCGCGAACGCCGCCACCAGCAGCAGCAGCGTGGTGCGCGGCAGGTGGAAGTTGGTGAGCATCGCGTCGACGCCGCGAAACTCGTAGGGCGGCAGGATGAACTTGCGCGTCCAGCCGCTCGCGGCAGCGAGGGTTCCGTGGTTCGCATCGCACGCGGATTCGAGTGCCCGCACGCTGGTGGTGCCGATTGCGACGACCCGCCCGCCTCTCTCGCGCGCGGCCCGCAATGCGTCCGCTGCCGCTTCGCCGACCTGGAACCACTCGGCGTCCATGCGGTGCGCGCGCGGATCGCCGTCGTCGAGCGGGCGAAAGGTGCCGGGGCCGACATGCAGCAGCACGTGCGCCTGCGCGATGCCGCGCGATGCGAGAGACGCCAGCAGCTCGGTGCTGAAGTGGAGCCCCGCGGTCGGTGCGGCAACCGCGCCATCGTGCTTTGCGAACACCGTCTGGTAGCGCTCGCGATCGGCGGCTTCGGGCTCTCTCGCGATGTAGGGCGGCAGCGGGATGCGGCCTTCACGTTCGAGGCCCTCACGCAGCTCGCCGGCCACCACCTCGACCTCGCGTTCGCCGCCCTCGCCGAGTG
It encodes the following:
- the queA gene encoding tRNA preQ1(34) S-adenosylmethionine ribosyltransferase-isomerase QueA, which translates into the protein MSGAPSAVSHPLLDYALPAELIAQHPPARREDARLLVLERATGALHDARIPELAQWLRAGDVLALNETRVIPARLMTRRAESGGRVELLFVRPAATAGHWTVLARPARSARIGMRLVSEAGGLTLEVRALGEGGEREVEVVAGELREGLEREGRIPLPPYIAREPEAADRERYQTVFAKHDGAVAAPTAGLHFSTELLASLASRGIAQAHVLLHVGPGTFRPLDDGDPRAHRMDAEWFQVGEAAADALRAARERGGRVVAIGTTSVRALESACDANHGTLAAASGWTRKFILPPYEFRGVDAMLTNFHLPRTTLLLLVAAFAGEEQVARAYAYAIEQCYRFYSYGDAMLIV